In a single window of the Bactrocera dorsalis isolate Fly_Bdor chromosome 2, ASM2337382v1, whole genome shotgun sequence genome:
- the LOC125776476 gene encoding uncharacterized protein LOC125776476 translates to MDTASNNNGYEILIELQASALTDEISSPPFNLSQPKILKLYAYKGFEANSSDVRLPYFIEPRSYPIDLNKGLEEFIYRQQWEFSKMLETTLKYILDSEENVLQPYGSENPDTHQSLKNENDESYQPPQNSKRKLVLSNRGCLSYIMIIPYRLLPSKYNDKTIFATHYCGVLHISDYRQDDNTTKANVFHNKFQQTCFSDDPDLDPNTDVPVNEDEFIRGVFQTTLKEFDLIYSGELSGIVSNHKIDDMQNMENINELQFISTRLLWNSDRSNFWKNPKCVNWWATLYLAKTSDLCVGFKDKDGVIRTPLQRKPVKDLPKDQSWKPQICTKFLLTMLELIEKTMSSVNCPYTVYEFVYDSFAKCIKLKKHIGKTEYSFLSEEYIERCRKQTSMSC, encoded by the exons atggatACTGCCTCAAATAACAACGGTTATGAAATTCTTATTGAATTACAAGCAAGTGCACTCACTGACGAAATTAGTTCACCACCATTTAATTTGAGTCAACCAAAAATACTGAAGTTATACGCTTACAAAGGTTTTGAAGCAAATTCGAGTGATGTGCGTTTACCATATTTCATCGAACCACGCTCCTATCCAATAGATTTGAATAAGGGATTGGAAGAATTTATTTATCGGCAACAATGGgagttttcgaaaatgttgGAGACTAccctaaaatatatattggaCTCAGAAGAAAATGTTCTACAACCGTATGGATCAGAAAACCCAGACACACATCAGTCATTAAAAAACGAGAACGACGAATCATATCAACCACCACAAAATTCAAAACGGAAATTAGTTCTTAGTAACCGTGGATGTTTAAGCTACATCATGATTATACCATATCGTTTGTTGCCATCGAAATATAACGacaaaacaatttttgcaaCGCATTATTGTGGAGTTCTTCACATCTCTGACTACAGACAAGATGATAACACAACGAAAGCCAACgtatttcataataaatttcaacaaaCTTGTTTCTCAG ATGATCCTGATCTGGATCCCAATACCGATGTACCCGTAAATGAGGATGAATTTATTCGTGGAGTCTTCCAGACCACCCTCAAAGAATTCGATCTAATTTACTCTGGAGAACTCTCGGGAATAGTCTCAAATCATAAGATTGACGATAT gcaaaatatggaaaatattaacgaATTGCAATTTATCAGTACAAGACTACTTTGGAATTCAGACCGCTCgaatttttggaagaatccaaaATGTGTGAACTGGTGGGCTACATTATATTTGGCAAAAACTTCAGATTTATGTGTAGGATTTAAGGATAAAGATGGGGTCATACGTACCCCTCTACAGAGGAAGCCAGTGAAAGATCTACCAAAA gatcAAAGTTGGAAACCGCAAATTTGCACTAAATTCCTGCTGACCATGCtagaattgattgaaaaaacCATGTCTTCCGTTAATTGTCCATACACTGTTTATGAATTTGTATATGACTCATTCGCAAAgtgtattaaattgaaaaagcaCATTGGTAAAACGGAATATTCTTTCTTAAGCGAAGAGTACATAGAACGTTGCAGAAAACAAACATCTATGTCATGTTAA
- the LOC105229821 gene encoding decapping nuclease DXO homolog: protein MATAANNNGYELLINLQASALTDEISSPPFYLRRPKIQKLYAYQRFEVNSNDVRLPYFIKPRSYPIDLNKGFEKFIFRQHADFSKMLETTQKFIVDSEENVLQQYGSENPETHQSLKAEDEESYQPRQNSKRKLVLSNRGCLSNIMIIPYRLGASKYNDKTIFATRYCGVLHISDYRYDNDTSRNNTYHSKFQQTCFSDGPDLDPDTDEPVNENEFIRGIFHTDLKEFDLIYSGELSGIVSNHKIDDMQNMETINKLQFISTKLLWNSDHSNFWKHPKCLNWWATLYLANTSDLCVGLKDRDGIIRTPLQTKPVKDLPKDQSWKPRICIRFLLTMLELIEKTMSSVNCPYTVYEFVHDSFAKCIKLKKHIGKTEYSFLSEEYIERCRKQTSMSC from the exons atggCTACTGCCGCAAATAACAACGGTTATGAACTTCTTATTAATTTACAAGCAAGTGCACTCACTGATGAAATTAGTTCACCAccattttatttgagaagaCCGAAAATACAGAAGTTATACGCTTATCAACGTTTTGAAGTAAATTCCAATGATGTCCGTTTACCATATTTCATCAAACCACGCTCCTATCCAATAGATTTGAATAAGGGAtttgagaaatttatttttcggcAACATGCCGACTTTTCGAAAATGTTGGAGACTACGCAAAAGTTTATAGTGGACTCAGAAGAAAATGTTCTACAACAGTATGGATCAGAGAATCCAGAAACACATCAGTCATTAAAAGCAGAGGACGAAGAATCATATCAACCACGACAAAATTCAAAACGTAAATTAGTTCTTAGTAACCGTGGATGTTTAAGCAACATCATGATTATACCATATCGTTTGGGGGCATCAAAATATAAcgataaaacaatttttgcaacGCGTTATTGTGGAGTTCTTCACATCTCTGACTACAGATATGATAATGACACTTCGAGAAACAATACATATCATAGTAAATTTCAACAAACTTGTTTTTCAG ATGGTCCTGATCTGGATCCCGATACCGATGAACCTGTAAACGAGAATGAGTTCATTCGTGGAATCTTCCATACCGACCTCAAAGAATTCGATCTAATTTACTCTGGAGAACTCTCGGGAATAGTCTCAAATCATAAGATTGACGATAT GCAAAATATGGAAACTATTAACAAACTGCAGTTTATCAGTACAAAACTACTTTGGAATTCAGACCACTCGAATTTTTGGAAGCATCCAAAGTGTTTAAACTGGTGGGCTACATTATATTTGGCAAACACTTCTGATTTATGTGTAGGGTTGAAGGATAGAGATGGGATCATACGTACCCCTCTACAGACGAAGCCAGTGAAAGATCTACCAAAA gatcAAAGTTGGAAACCGCGTATTTGCATTAGATTCCTGCTGACCATGCtagaattgattgaaaaaacCATGTCTTCCGTTAATTGTCCATACACTGTTTATGAATTTGTACATGACTCATTcgcaaaatgtattaaattgaaaaagcaCATTGGTAAAACGGAATATTCTTTCTTAAGCGAAGAGTACATAGAACGTTGCAGAAAACAAACATCTATGTCATGTTAA
- the LOC105229820 gene encoding wolframin encodes MASWAKNQPSGNNTRRKWNLEDRTSLNNLKYHIAAEGCSDVQYDLAKQLLDKTIEQNEATSSQQAIHWLLRAAQQGHEDATKLLRQCYEEGCGITTENEAEVRCCLSMTAGERAARKAARELFSCLANGGEHITPRQLERKMREIYNLQKKRRHHGYSTSTSEEETEDEYANRRHEPLTDAAGIGNGHVNLPTRSRQQRQHRRRVTSYSRERSASSVRVITEENLVSAAVNYAAGRMPAVNDDLTVSVPHPATLDHVPCFHRLLFHPVLFCTLLYHRLVNFMAAFPTVVSPTVRMALLFAVYWLASSENITVYLPVAIYYLCLAIMICSTCKMLKTKQDFIDFRIWSGLFLSYGDHNVEATISENLFLKNNLKPYLYFFCAFIGNLMVSPLIANGWLAHSELTIVSCIFGLASLVMFMYSSVRRFPDWIVLISFAVNVLAKYPYEMDDVVTTGWRFLDLKVPTFCSFVIGNGIEFCLNCRTALYLLIPGFLIHLAARNNWHGIYTHLIPHCVTLSWLQLCITASQSATMFGMIRATLGLAGILLFLPLFGLVSLLIPVFVIIDWMGFTDPGVRLGSTLVAAIFVLLGSCFLALHRTTQKYVTIIQVVLCITAACILTFPYMTANFKDSPRFSNIVALDKDESIINTMDNNDNVEERIDDIHKHENDEMPSITGPLHWQRFYTLCGQAANEQSNKIKSQLRCAHLEGMDVIWVGTVTQVHISRVSNIRAEYLNRYLPPWLSRWISCMYGSYVREQLQCGAEEKEIFCKDIDILLKHSALQGKCSLHQWNRYEYEITVRMPTQGLLSKSIDIVLQASHKFGNFTRALLVGDRLQFYGTLQNNRPPSADGMRKREDFILGASQTRIQLLAVKCVQCVDKTLKTVSVERKSPLNARMRDLKRGFKYLLNVLFNPLITFK; translated from the exons atggcTAGCTGGGCTAAAAATCAGCCTTCCGGAAATAATACTCGAAGAAAATGGAATTTAGAAG ATCGCACTTCATTAAACAATCTGAAATATCACATAGCTGCGGAGGGTTGTTCGGATGTCCAATACGATTTGGCCAAACAGTTGCTGGATAAAACAATTG aacAAAATGAAGCGACATCAAGCCAACAAGCTATACATTGGTTACTACGCGCAGCACAACAAGGACACGAAGATGCAACTAAACTCTTGCGACAATGCTATGAAGAAGGTTGTGGCATCACCACCGAAAATGAAGCTGAAGTACGTTGTTGCCTGTCAATGACAGCAGGTGAGCGCGCTGCTCGCAAAGCCGCGCGTGAACTATTTTCTTGCCTTGCCAATGGCGGAGAGCATATCACGCCACGTCAACTTGAGCGTAAAATGCGTGAAATTtataatctacaaaaaaaaaggcGCCATCATGGATATTCGACTTCAACATCGGAAGAAGAGACGGAAGATGAATATGCAAACCGAAGACATGAGCCTTTAACAGATGCTGCCGGTATTGGTAACGGACATGTCAACTTGCCTACACGTTCCagacaacaacgacaacataGGCGTCGTGTCACTTCATACTCAAGAGAAAGATCTGCGTCGTCAGTACGCGTTATAACAGAGGAGAATTTAGTATCAGCAGCTGTTAATTATGCTGCCGGTCGTATGCCTGCTGTAAACGATGACCTAACTGTATCTGTACCACATCCTGCTACATTGGATCATGTGCCGTGTTTCCATCGGCTATTATTCCATCCAGTACTCTTTTGCACTTTACTATATCACCGATTAGTGAATTTCATGGCGGCTTTCCCAACTGTAGTCTCACCCACCGTACGCATGGCTTTACTTTTCGCAGTATACTGGTTAGCCTCAAGTGAAAATATTACAGTATATTTACCAGTGGCAATCTACTACCTTTGTTTAGCCATCATGATATGTTCTACATGTAAGATgcttaaaacaaaacaagattTCATCGATTTTCGCATTTGGTCTGGACTCTTCCTAAGCTACGGAGATCATAACGTTGAGGCTACTATCTcggaaaatctttttttaaaaaacaatctTAAGccttatttatatttcttttgtgCATTCATTGGAAATTTGATGGTCTCACCGTTAATAGCAAACGGTTGGCTGGCCCATTCAGAATTAACCATTGTTTCGTGTATATTTGGTCTTGCCTCGCTTGTGATGTTCATGTACTCGTCCGTTCGCAGATTTCCTGATTGGATTGTACTAATATCGTTTGCTGTAAATGTTCTGGCGAAATATCCATACGAAATGGACGACGTAGTTACTACAGGCTGGCGATTTTTGGATCTCAAAGTACCTACATTCTGTTCGTTTGTCATCGGCAATGGCATTGAATTCTGTTTAAATTGTCGCACAGCGCTATATTTGCTAATACCGGGTTTCCTAATACATCTAGCTGCACGCAATAATTGGCACGGCATCTACACGCATCTCATTCCGCACTGTGTCACTTTAAGTTGGCTACAATTATGTATCACAGCTTCACAAAGTGCCACTATGTTCGGTATGATCAGAGCTACACTAGGCCTAGCTGGTATTCTGCTATTCTTACCATTATTTGGTTTGGTTTCGCTGTTGATACCCGTGTTTGTAATTATTGATTGGATGGGTTTCACCGATCCGGGTGTACGTTTGGGCAGTACACTTGTAGCGGCTATTTTTGTACTTCTCGGATCATGTTTCCTTGCGTTGCACCGTACAACACAGAAATACGTAACCATCATACag GTGGTACTTTGCATCACGGCAGCATGCATACTTACATTCCCCTACATGACCGCAAATTTTAAGGATTCCCCACGCTTCAGCAATATCGTAGCGCTCGATAAAGATGAATCTATAATTAATACCATGGATAACAATGACAATGTTGAGGAAAGAATAGATGATATACACAAACATGAAAACGATGAAATGCCATCAATAACGGGACCTCTGCACTGGCAACGTTTCTATACACTTTGCGGTCAAGCAGCTAACGAGCAAAGCAATAAAATCAAGTCGCAACTACGATGTGCACATTTGGAAGGTATGGACGTGATATGGGTGGGTACCGTAACCCAAGTTCATATTAGTCGTGTTTCCAACATACGTGCTGAATATCTAAATAGATATTTGCCACCTTGGCTCAGTCGTTGGATTAGCTGCATGTACGGTTCATACGTACGCGAGCAACTACAATGCGGTGCGGAAGAGAAGGAAATTTTCTGCAAAGATATAGACATCTTACTAAAGCATAGTGCATTACAAGGTAAATGTTCCTTGCATCAGTGGAATAGGTATGAATATGAGATAACTGTACGCATGCCAACACAGGGTTTGTTGAGCAAAAGTATCGATATTGTGCTACAAGCCAGTCACAAATTTGGTAATTTCACTCGTGCCTTGTTGGTAGGTGATCGTCTTCAATTCTACGGTACACTACAAAATAATCGACCACCTTCGGCTGATGGTATGCGCAAACGTGAGGATTTTATTTTGGGTGCCTCACAGACGCGCATACAGCTGTTGGCTGTTAAATGTGTACAATGCGTTGATAAGACGCTTAAGACGGTAAGCGTGGAACGCAAGTCACCGTTGAATGCTCGAATGCGCGATCTTAAGCGCGGTTTTAAGTATCTGTTGAATGTTTTGTTTAATCCACTCAtaacattcaaataa
- the LOC105229819 gene encoding nuclear pore complex protein Nup133, with translation MDRSLQQLYTSMPRNSVAGRIRPQATTSRPASPLIKKTGISQGRFSLSARSNPSIIGIRSEFNMVESFGFQLPVLVNEALTFNEKNQNVSVRCATNGWAWIVHGRRLLIWQYKDTKRTGDSTSPRTHKELVRAQQRRGTAMAQCRELTLPHCDIGHKASLVSVFMGEGQQMASCVAVSPTGDVRYWPSIAHDSSSVDVSGILDGQEFDQMLNMPHQLGYLLVTTTCNLVLLQLQLVNGRHVLQHKTIRQPAGFLGGISKKFSIIMGMNSGSDKENKFVGIACEGGASGEAIVTVLADRWFQRWRLANGGAVEQLLYEDSEIIRKIRDEFQHKFWNVRDNLDINLHLLDMHINNGKIYVLGGAVNTAHAPQIHYGVAIITSEAEAMKLHSFIPLKLAQFYNLGTEKECQNLHFIVTNTHLFFYTDKNIYPLNLSNPAIAEMEAEKIEFHLQDDRILNAAICGQLPLFFSRTHGLVCVTPGDFDTIEFMNSSFTLGPSANTAGDINNLSTLGVDQSALYNSQINESNLYMFDLDPDAMYNEFKDEVSQLKAAFIYRLKHNNNMCNTILNDLLRNMSESQTASTAAANANQLDRIVITIAEDLAEDLPAADPRWEQLWTEAGHSNKHALGSSSSLQILTQLKEKSLALRHFVEFLHTPGIWEKLDAVPSGGGSVLKPTSYILADISEKLVAAIALRSIQSKYSKIIDEAINRVVSTWQENPYGNLTAQDIFYVRICKFQEIFQAFSDIADNRIESQQQTTTLAMLISDINTIVLHIISEIKSSREHNGTLYTLPQEKANVHEYLPWTAMSGSVGLRDTLSHLVDISVRYGAHCTNEPELKQRLYRQIYEMVDAILDGRKHYLESVHDSEKYNVLLQQFESQRRELISILIDDEQYEYAAKLAEKYLDFQCLVIICDETKNQDRLDGYIKKFEEYDFSQFAINWHLRQNRQGEVFERFKGNQAALSQFMRDHPTLGWIQLVFNGDFERAAKILLQLAQNETEFVQRKKSMLSLAKLAAFASADSDLGIQLESINAELNIIDYQEQLSEALMQNFGYDVENPKVLKVEEIINLFISEENENVNEFEFRKALELLNYIDEPYDVRHKIWSAAILRDNWTAYDANNAVDYLQNLIFFKLVEVCHLMDGDCETFLPPMEDFLNSTELGDLVHNTSFQYLFKLTYEYIADAFKKPIETSMEL, from the exons ATGGATAGATCTCTGCAACAGCTTTACACTTCAATGCCGCGAAACTCCGTGGCGGGCCGAATACGACCTCAGGCTACCACGAGTAGACCAGCATCACCACTAATAAAAAAGACCGGCATCAGTCAAGG CCGATTCAGCCTGTCGGCTCGTTCAAATCCGTCAATTATTGGAATTCGTTCCGAATTCAATATGGTTGAGAGTTTTGGTTTTCAACTACCCGTTTTGGTTAATGAGGCACTTacctttaatgaaaaaaatcaaaatgtttcAGTAAGGTGTGCCACTAATGGTTGGGCTTGG ATTGTGCATGGTCGCCGTTTACTTATTTGGCAATATAAGGATACTAAACGCACTGGTGATAGCACATCGCCACGCACCCATAAGGAATTGGTACGTGCACAACAACGTCGAGGAACTGCTATGGCCCAATGTCGGGAATTAACTTTACCGCATTGCGATATTGGTCACAAAGCTAGTTTGGTTAGTGTTTTTATGGGCGAAGGACAACAAATGGCATCGTGCGTAGCAGTTTCTCCCACCGGCGATGTACGTTACTGGCCATCAATTGCACATGACAGCTCATCTGTCGATGTGAGCGGAATTTTGGATGGTCAGGAATTTGATCAAATGCTCAATATGCCACACCAATTAGGTTATTTGTTAGTAACCACTACTTGCAATTTAgtgttgttgcaattgcaatTGGTCAATGGTAGGCATGTGCTACAACATAAAACCATACGTCAACCCGCTGGATTCTTAGGTGGCATAAGCAAGAAATTCTCAATTATAATGGGTATGAACAGTGGCAGTGACAAAGAGAAT AAATTTGTAGGTATTGCTTGCGAGGGCGGTGCGAGTGGAGAAGCGATTGTTACAGTGCTGGCAGATCGTTGGTTTCAGCGCTGGCGCTTAGCAAATGGCGGCGCCGTCGAGCAGCTGTTGTATGAAGATAGCGAGATTATTCGCAAAATACGCGATGAATTCCAACACAAATTCTGGAATGTGCGCG ATAATCTCGATATAAACTTACATCTTCTGGATATGCACATTAATAATGGTAAAATTTATGTGCTCGGCGGTGCGGTGAACACTGCACATGCTCCACAAATTCACTACGGCGTTG CGATTATTACATCGGAAGCTGAGGCAATGAAGCTACACAGTTTCATACCACTCAAACTGGCGCAATTTTATAATCTTGGCACGGAAAAGGAGTgtcaaaatttacattttatcgTGACAAATACTCACCTCTTCTTCTATACGGATAAGAATATTTATCCCTTAAACTTATCCAATCCGGCAATAGCTGAAATGGAGGCTGAGAAGATCGAATTTCATTTACAAGATGATCGTATATTAAATGCAGCAATCTGTGGACAACTGCCGCTATTCTTTAGCCGCACTCATGGTTTAGTGTGTGTAACACCTGGCGATTTTGACACCATAGAATTTATGAATTCCTCCTTTACATTGGGACCGAGTGCCAATACAGCCGGCGATATAAACAATTTGTCAACGTTGGGTGTCGATCAAAGTGCATTGTATAATAGCCAGATTAATGAGagcaatttatatatgtttgatTTGGATCCCGATGCCATGTATAATGAGTTTAAGGACGAAGTTAGTCAGTTGAAAGCAGCATTTATCTATCGCCTCAAGCACAACAATAATATGTGTAATACGATATTGAATGATTTACTGCGTAATATGTCGGAAAGTCAGACAGCAAGCACGGCAGCCGCCAATGCCAATCAATTGGACAG AATCGTTATAACGATTGCTGAAGATTTGGCCGAAGATTTGCCAGCAGCCGATCCGCGCTGGGAGCAATTATGGACGGAAGCTGGACATAGTAACAAACATGCGCTGGGCAGCTCATCGTCTTTGCAAATTCTTACGCAACTTAAGGAGAAAAGTCTAGCGCTGCGGCATTTTGTGGAATTTCTGCACACCCCCGGTATATGGGAGAAG CTTGATGCTGTGCCGAGTGGTGGTGGCAGCGTACTGAAACCTACATCCTATATTTTAGCTGACATTAGTGAGAAGCTCGTTGCCGCTATAGCTTTGAGGAGCATACAAAGCAA ATATAGCAAGATTATCGACGAGGCCATAAATCGTGTCGTTTCGACTTGGCAGGAAAATCCTTATGGCAATTTGACAGCGCAAGATATATTCTATGTGCGCATATGCAAGTTTCAAGAAATTTTCCAAGCATTTTCGGACATAGCTGATAATCGCATTGAGTCCCAACAGCAGACCACCACATTGGCGATGCTCATAAGTGACATAAATACCATCGTTTTGCATATTATATCAGAGATCAAGAGTAGTCGCGAGCATAACGGCACATTGTACACGCTGCCACAGGAAAAAGCGAACGTGCACGAATACTTACCGTGGACCGCCATGTCGGGTAGTGTGGGCTTGCGCGACACCTTATCGCATCTTGTCGACATTTCGGTGCGCTACGGCGCGCATTGCACCAACGAACCAGAGTTAAAGCAACGCTTGTACAGGCAAATATACGAGATGGTCGATGCTATATTGGATGGCCGCAAGCATTATCTGGAAAGTGTGCACGATTCGGAAAAGTATAATGTGTTGTTGCAACAGTTCGAATCACAACGCAGAGAATTAATCTCTATTTTGA TCGATGACGAACAGTATGAATATGCCGCAAAGTTAGCCGAGAAATATCTGGATTTCCAATGTTTGGTAATCATTTGTGATGAAACGAAAAATCAAGATCGCCTCGAtggttatataaaaaagttcgaAGAATATGACTTTTCGCAGTTCGCAATCAATTGGCATTTGCGGCAAAATCGTCAAGGTGAAGTGTTCGAACGTTTCAAGGGCAATCAGGCGGCGCTCTCGCAATTTATGCGCGATCATCCCACATTAGGCTGGATACAATTGGTGTTCAATGGCGATTTTGAGCGCGCCGCGAAGATTTTGCTGCAACTGGCGCAAAACGAAACAGAATTCGTACAAAGAAAGAAG TCCATGTTATCGCTGGCTAAATTAGCTGCCTTCGCTTCAGCGGACTCGGACTTAGGCATACAATTGGAGAGTATTAATGCTGAATTGAACATAATCGATTATCAGGAGCAATTAAGTGAAGCTCTAATGCAGAATTTCGGTTACGATGTGGAGAATCCCAAAGTGCTCAAAGTGGAAGAAATcataaat CTTTTTATATCTGAAGAAAACGAAAATGTAAATGAGTTCGAATTTCGTAAAGCTCTGGAGTTACTCAACTACATAGACGAGCCGTATGATGTGCGGCACAAAATATGGTCGGCGGCAATTTTGCGTGATAACTGGACCGCTTACGATGCGAACAATGCTGTGGATTATCTGCAGAATTTAATCTTCTTCAAATTAGTCGAAGTTTGCCATTTAATGG ATGGCGATTGCGAGACATTTCTGCCACCAATGGAGGATTTCCTGAATAGCACTGAACTAGGCGATTTGGTGCACAACACATCGTTTCAATATCTTTTCAAATTAACTTATGAATATATCGCCGATGCATTTAAAAAGCCAATTGAGACAAGCATGGAGTTGTGA